The Solibacillus sp. FSL W7-1464 genome contains a region encoding:
- a CDS encoding multidrug ABC transporter ATPase, with protein sequence MDIESVKNKDVLQLQQTIIFLKSEIAKYQNEISSLQSMDYYSMVNSLEQELSQLVNEKKELSMELMMLRKSFEKELNELHENIQLREEQRVKLISSIESLVEKKENLQKENKQLKETIEKTAKTDIPAARSESYIQAVEELDHLLRSFMNSNNEQLISLRETINQQHDLLKDIKNKNEEIQFTLEEMTQIKEPEHNNYSPTDEQTITRINLENQLQNLFIQATSFETELDEKLRILDEFDDKLLLLAIEIEKHKKGDI encoded by the coding sequence GTGGATATTGAAAGCGTGAAAAATAAGGATGTACTACAATTACAGCAAACCATCATCTTTTTAAAATCAGAAATCGCGAAGTATCAAAACGAAATATCCTCCCTACAAAGTATGGACTATTATTCAATGGTTAATAGTCTTGAGCAGGAACTGAGTCAGTTAGTAAACGAGAAAAAAGAATTGTCCATGGAATTAATGATGCTGAGGAAAAGCTTTGAAAAAGAGCTTAATGAGCTGCATGAAAATATTCAATTACGCGAAGAGCAACGAGTAAAACTGATTTCTTCCATTGAATCACTAGTGGAAAAAAAAGAAAACTTACAGAAAGAAAACAAACAGTTAAAAGAAACAATCGAAAAAACAGCTAAAACTGATATTCCCGCTGCCCGTTCAGAAAGCTATATACAGGCCGTCGAAGAACTGGATCATTTGCTGCGTTCTTTCATGAACAGTAATAATGAACAATTAATTTCTCTGCGTGAAACAATCAATCAACAGCATGATCTATTAAAGGATATTAAAAATAAAAACGAGGAAATTCAATTTACTCTTGAAGAAATGACACAAATAAAAGAGCCCGAACATAATAATTATTCACCAACTGATGAACAAACGATTACCCGAATTAACCTTGAGAATCAGCTCCAAAATTTATTCATTCAAGCAACCAGTTTTGAAACAGAGCTTGATGAAAAATTACGTATACTGGATGAATTTGATGACAAGTTACTTTTACTCGCCATTGAAATTGAGAAACATAAAAAAGGCGATATTTAA
- the purF gene encoding amidophosphoribosyltransferase — translation MLAEIRGLNEECGVFGIWGNQDAAHLSYYGLHALQHRGQEGAGIVTTDGNQLQAVRGEGLVNDVFNEDKLRKVVGHAAIAHVRYATAGGKGLENVQPLLFRSSTGSLAIAHNGNLVNATHLKQFLERSGSIFNSTSDTEVVVHLIKKSKHSPFRSKVKEALSLLKGAFSIILLTNDQMIVARDRNGLRPLSLGKLGDSYVVASETCAFDLIGAEYVREVEPGELLIISNNGLEIDSYVEKDNRTMCAMEYVYLARPDSNIDEVNVHMARKRMGKELAKECAHIEADVVTGVPDSSISAAIGFSEASGIPYELGLIKNRYVGRTFIQPTQELRERGVKMKLSPVVQVVKGKRVVMVDDSIVRGTTSRRIVRMLKEAGAAEVHVVISSPPMTDPCYYGIDTSTHEELIASSHSVEDIRVAIEADTLTFLSLEGMVRATNRPFEDENGGLCVACFTGKYPTEIFPDTVLPHEKDC, via the coding sequence ATGCTTGCTGAAATCAGAGGCTTAAATGAGGAATGCGGCGTATTTGGCATTTGGGGAAACCAAGATGCAGCGCACCTAAGTTATTACGGTTTACACGCATTACAGCATCGCGGACAGGAAGGAGCTGGTATCGTCACAACTGACGGTAATCAGCTTCAGGCTGTACGCGGCGAAGGTCTTGTAAATGACGTGTTCAATGAAGATAAATTACGTAAAGTAGTAGGACACGCGGCAATTGCGCATGTACGCTACGCTACAGCAGGCGGCAAAGGGCTGGAAAATGTTCAGCCATTGTTATTCCGTTCTTCAACTGGCTCACTGGCAATTGCCCATAATGGCAACTTGGTGAATGCTACACATTTAAAACAGTTTTTAGAGCGATCGGGCAGCATTTTCAATTCGACATCTGATACAGAGGTTGTTGTACATCTCATTAAAAAATCAAAACACTCACCATTTCGTTCAAAAGTGAAAGAAGCATTGTCGTTATTAAAAGGAGCATTTTCTATTATTTTATTGACGAATGACCAAATGATTGTGGCACGGGACCGTAACGGATTACGTCCGCTTTCACTTGGGAAGCTGGGTGATTCTTATGTCGTTGCTTCTGAAACATGTGCATTTGATTTAATCGGTGCGGAGTACGTACGTGAAGTGGAACCTGGAGAGTTATTGATCATTTCAAACAATGGTCTTGAAATCGACAGCTATGTGGAGAAGGACAATCGGACAATGTGTGCGATGGAATATGTATACCTGGCGCGTCCTGACTCGAATATTGATGAAGTAAATGTCCATATGGCACGTAAACGTATGGGGAAAGAACTCGCAAAAGAATGTGCCCACATTGAAGCGGACGTCGTTACAGGAGTTCCTGATTCATCCATTTCTGCAGCGATCGGGTTTTCTGAAGCGAGCGGTATTCCATACGAGCTCGGTTTAATTAAAAACCGCTATGTTGGACGTACTTTTATCCAGCCGACACAGGAGCTTCGCGAACGTGGTGTAAAAATGAAGCTTTCACCTGTCGTACAAGTCGTAAAAGGAAAACGTGTCGTAATGGTGGATGATTCAATCGTGCGCGGTACAACATCGAGACGTATTGTGCGCATGCTGAAAGAAGCAGGGGCGGCAGAAGTGCATGTTGTTATTTCTTCACCACCAATGACGGATCCTTGTTATTACGGAATCGATACATCGACACATGAAGAGCTGATTGCATCAAGCCACAGTGTGGAAGATATACGAGTAGCAATTGAAGCGGACACATTAACATTTTTATCGCTGGAAGGTATGGTCCGTGCGACGAACCGCCCGTTTGAAGATGAAAATGGCGGGCTCTGCGTCGCATGCTTTACTGGTAAATACCCGACAGAGATTTTTCCGGACACAGTTTTACCACATGAAAAAGACTGTTAG
- the purM gene encoding phosphoribosylformylglycinamidine cyclo-ligase, with product MSKAYEQAGVNIEAGYEAVKRMKSHVERTNRLGVMGTFGGFGGMFDLSALNLKEPVLISGTDGVGTKLKLAFMVDKHDTIGVDCVAMCVNDIVAQGAEPLYFLDYVAVGKAEPAKIEQIVKGVADGCVQSGAALIGGETAEMPGLYEEDEYDLAGFAVGACEKSDIITGEKIVEGDVLIGLASSGVHSNGYSLVRKIVFADNEIAVDAVVEGYEDLGPIGEALLVPTKLYAKPVLAALKAAEVHGCAHVTGGGFYENLPRMMPQGLATEIDLGSWPVLRIFEFLKEKGALADKDLYNVFNMGIGFVIAVPASEADKVIAAVEAEGEKAYTIGRVVNGEGVIFNGEHDGSLV from the coding sequence ATGTCAAAAGCATATGAACAGGCAGGCGTAAATATTGAGGCAGGTTATGAAGCAGTAAAACGTATGAAATCACATGTCGAGCGTACAAACCGTTTAGGTGTGATGGGAACGTTTGGCGGCTTTGGAGGCATGTTTGATTTGTCTGCACTGAACTTAAAGGAACCAGTTCTTATTTCAGGTACGGACGGTGTTGGGACAAAGTTGAAGCTTGCATTTATGGTTGATAAACACGATACAATCGGTGTGGACTGTGTTGCAATGTGTGTAAATGATATTGTTGCACAAGGTGCTGAGCCGCTTTATTTCCTTGATTATGTTGCAGTTGGAAAAGCTGAGCCGGCAAAAATTGAGCAGATCGTAAAAGGTGTTGCGGACGGTTGTGTACAGTCCGGTGCAGCATTAATCGGCGGAGAAACAGCTGAAATGCCGGGTCTTTACGAAGAAGACGAGTACGACTTAGCTGGTTTTGCTGTAGGTGCTTGTGAAAAATCGGACATCATTACGGGCGAAAAAATTGTGGAAGGCGACGTTTTAATCGGTCTTGCTTCAAGCGGTGTACATTCAAACGGCTATTCGTTAGTACGTAAAATTGTGTTCGCGGACAATGAAATCGCAGTCGATGCAGTAGTAGAAGGCTATGAAGACCTCGGTCCAATCGGCGAAGCGCTTCTTGTTCCTACAAAGCTTTATGCAAAGCCTGTTTTAGCAGCACTTAAAGCTGCGGAAGTACACGGTTGCGCACACGTTACAGGCGGAGGCTTCTATGAAAACCTGCCACGTATGATGCCACAAGGTTTGGCGACTGAAATCGATTTAGGATCTTGGCCGGTGCTGCGCATCTTTGAATTTTTAAAAGAAAAAGGTGCATTGGCGGACAAAGATTTATATAACGTATTCAACATGGGAATCGGCTTTGTTATTGCGGTGCCAGCGAGTGAAGCTGATAAAGTGATTGCTGCAGTGGAAGCTGAAGGTGAAAAAGCCTACACAATCGGTCGCGTTGTGAACGGTGAAGGCGTTATTTTCAACGGCGAACATGACGGGAGTTTAGTGTAA
- the purD gene encoding phosphoribosylamine--glycine ligase — MNILVIGSGGREHAIAKQFNNAPSVQKVFVAPGNDGMKQDAQVVAIDALDFAALAQFVIENDVALTFVGPEQPLAEGIVDYFNEQGLVIFGPTKAAAKIEGSKSYAKEIMNKYNIPTAAHETFTESEKAVAYIKAQGAPIVIKADGLAAGKGVIVAMTEQEAIEAVEDMIGNQRFGDSSSRVVVEEFLDGEEFSFMSFVHKGQIYPMVIAQDHKRAYDGDSGPNTGGMGAYSPVPQISEDIVKVAYDTIVEPTVKAMDAEGVSFTGILYAGLILTAKGPKVIEFNARFGDPETQVVLPRMASDFGEFMMSLMNEQSFDLQWKEEAMLGVVVAAEGYPGDVEKGNALPELSDIELPVFHAGTKLAGDRFVGNGGRVLLVASEAATLKEAQEKVYAELAKKEWTNFFFRKDIGWRTFK, encoded by the coding sequence ATGAACATTCTTGTAATCGGTAGTGGTGGTCGTGAGCATGCGATCGCGAAGCAATTCAACAATGCACCTTCTGTACAAAAGGTATTCGTAGCACCAGGAAATGATGGAATGAAGCAAGATGCACAAGTTGTTGCAATTGATGCACTAGATTTCGCGGCACTTGCACAGTTTGTAATTGAAAATGATGTAGCGTTAACATTTGTAGGTCCTGAGCAGCCATTGGCAGAAGGAATTGTTGACTACTTCAATGAGCAGGGCTTGGTTATTTTCGGTCCAACGAAAGCGGCGGCTAAAATCGAAGGTTCGAAGTCTTATGCAAAAGAGATTATGAACAAATATAATATTCCGACGGCAGCACATGAAACTTTTACAGAATCGGAAAAAGCAGTTGCTTATATTAAAGCGCAAGGTGCACCGATTGTAATTAAAGCGGACGGGTTAGCTGCAGGAAAAGGTGTTATTGTAGCCATGACGGAACAAGAAGCTATTGAAGCGGTGGAAGATATGATTGGTAACCAGCGTTTTGGCGATTCTTCTTCCCGTGTTGTGGTGGAAGAGTTCCTCGATGGCGAAGAATTCAGCTTCATGAGTTTTGTACATAAAGGGCAAATTTACCCGATGGTCATTGCTCAAGATCATAAGCGTGCATATGATGGTGATTCAGGACCAAATACAGGCGGAATGGGTGCGTATTCACCAGTACCGCAAATTTCTGAGGACATTGTAAAAGTTGCGTATGACACAATCGTAGAGCCAACTGTAAAAGCAATGGATGCAGAAGGGGTATCTTTCACTGGTATCCTGTATGCAGGCTTGATCTTAACTGCGAAAGGCCCGAAAGTAATTGAGTTCAATGCACGTTTTGGTGATCCGGAAACACAGGTCGTGTTACCACGTATGGCCTCAGACTTCGGTGAATTTATGATGAGCCTAATGAACGAGCAGTCTTTTGATTTACAGTGGAAAGAAGAGGCTATGCTAGGGGTAGTTGTTGCGGCTGAAGGATACCCGGGTGATGTGGAAAAAGGAAATGCCCTACCGGAACTTTCGGATATTGAACTCCCGGTATTCCATGCGGGGACAAAGCTTGCGGGCGACCGGTTCGTCGGTAACGGTGGCCGTGTGTTATTAGTGGCGTCGGAAGCAGCTACGTTGAAAGAAGCACAGGAAAAAGTATATGCTGAACTTGCCAAAAAAGAATGGACGAATTTTTTCTTCCGCAAAGATATTGGGTGGAGAACATTTAAATAA
- the purH gene encoding bifunctional phosphoribosylaminoimidazolecarboxamide formyltransferase/IMP cyclohydrolase, whose protein sequence is MTKRALISVSDKNGILEFAKELVALGYEVLSTGGTKSLLQQNNVPVTAVDEVTNFPEILDGRVKTLNPMIHGGLLGKFDEPSHVAQMNEHGIRPIEIVCVNLYPFVETISKPDVSWDDAIENIDIGGPTMLRSAAKNHDYVTVIVDANDYSAVLEELKADGKTALTTRRRLAAKVFRHTAAYDSYISNHLSNAIGEEFPENMTLTYELKQTLRYGENPHQKAAFYAKRLGSDFSIAYATQLHGKELSYNNIQDANAALQIVKEFEMPAAVAVKHMNPCGVGTGETIEEAFNKAYEADSTSIFGGIIALNKEVDKATAEKLSGIFLEIIIAPSFTAEALEILTQKKNIRLLTIDFAQEKQDQFNVVAVEGGLLVQEPDRFGFKDANIQVVTDREPTEEEWEALKLGWAVVKHVKSNAIVVTDKQMTLGVGAGQMNRVGAAKIAFEQAGDKAQGAALASDAFFPMGDTVEAAAKAGIKVIIQPGGSIKDQESIDAANKYGIAMVFTGVRHFKH, encoded by the coding sequence GTGACGAAACGTGCACTTATTAGTGTTTCAGATAAAAATGGTATTTTAGAATTTGCAAAAGAATTAGTAGCTCTTGGCTATGAAGTACTTTCTACTGGAGGAACAAAAAGTTTACTACAACAAAATAATGTTCCGGTAACAGCGGTAGATGAAGTAACAAACTTCCCGGAAATTTTGGATGGCCGTGTAAAAACATTAAACCCGATGATCCATGGCGGTCTATTAGGTAAGTTTGATGAGCCGAGCCATGTTGCGCAAATGAATGAACATGGCATCCGCCCAATCGAAATTGTATGTGTCAACTTATATCCTTTTGTCGAAACGATTTCAAAGCCGGATGTATCTTGGGATGATGCAATTGAAAACATCGATATCGGCGGTCCGACAATGCTACGTTCGGCAGCAAAAAACCATGATTATGTAACGGTAATTGTTGATGCAAATGACTATTCTGCCGTATTGGAAGAGTTAAAGGCAGATGGAAAAACGGCATTAACAACACGTCGTCGTTTAGCGGCAAAAGTCTTCCGTCATACGGCTGCATATGATTCGTATATTTCCAATCATTTATCAAATGCAATTGGAGAAGAGTTCCCGGAAAACATGACATTAACATATGAACTGAAGCAAACATTACGCTATGGTGAAAACCCTCACCAAAAAGCGGCGTTCTATGCGAAACGTTTAGGTTCAGATTTCTCGATTGCCTATGCAACTCAATTACACGGTAAAGAATTATCGTACAACAATATCCAGGATGCAAATGCAGCATTGCAAATCGTAAAAGAATTTGAAATGCCTGCAGCGGTTGCAGTGAAGCATATGAATCCATGTGGTGTCGGTACAGGTGAAACAATCGAAGAAGCATTCAACAAGGCATATGAAGCAGATTCAACATCGATTTTCGGCGGCATCATTGCATTAAACAAAGAAGTGGATAAGGCAACTGCAGAAAAATTGTCGGGTATTTTCCTTGAAATCATCATTGCACCAAGCTTTACTGCAGAAGCATTAGAGATTTTAACACAAAAGAAAAACATTCGTCTGCTAACAATCGATTTTGCACAGGAAAAGCAGGATCAATTCAATGTTGTTGCTGTCGAAGGTGGTTTACTAGTACAGGAGCCGGACCGTTTCGGCTTTAAAGATGCCAACATTCAAGTTGTGACAGACCGTGAACCGACTGAAGAAGAGTGGGAAGCATTAAAACTAGGCTGGGCAGTTGTGAAGCATGTAAAATCAAATGCCATTGTTGTAACGGATAAACAAATGACTTTAGGTGTTGGCGCTGGTCAAATGAACCGAGTAGGCGCAGCAAAAATTGCCTTTGAACAAGCGGGAGATAAAGCACAAGGCGCGGCATTGGCTTCAGATGCATTCTTCCCAATGGGCGACACAGTGGAAGCAGCGGCAAAAGCCGGTATTAAAGTGATCATTCAACCAGGCGGCTCGATTAAAGATCAGGAATCAATCGATGCAGCGAACAAGTACGGTATTGCAATGGTGTTTACAGGGGTTCGTCACTTTAAACATTAA
- a CDS encoding exosporium glycoprotein BclB-related protein, with product MCMCSKSMNMSNLHPCGSNCVNLGPFRAVRPGCTPPNTGSIIPFSSGIVDAVLTTLAGGLVGTGSLIGFGTSVPSISILGNTIDLSGIATEAFVVPRNGSITAISASFTELAGLDLGLGSLSVTAQIYRAPAGSSVFTATNARVTLTPPFTGLITLGQTSYGSANVPPVPVAQGDRLVMVYSVAGTGVTLAAALTGSASAGITIS from the coding sequence ATGTGTATGTGTTCTAAAAGTATGAACATGAGTAATTTACATCCGTGTGGATCAAATTGCGTAAACTTAGGACCTTTCAGAGCTGTAAGACCAGGCTGTACACCACCAAATACAGGGTCGATCATTCCATTCTCTTCCGGTATTGTAGATGCTGTATTAACTACACTTGCTGGAGGATTAGTGGGCACAGGGAGTTTAATTGGATTTGGTACTTCAGTTCCTAGTATTTCAATTTTGGGGAATACAATTGACTTGTCCGGTATTGCTACTGAAGCATTCGTAGTTCCACGCAATGGTAGTATTACAGCCATTTCTGCATCATTCACTGAACTTGCTGGCCTTGATCTAGGTTTAGGATCTCTGTCGGTTACTGCTCAAATTTACCGTGCTCCTGCTGGAAGCTCAGTATTCACTGCTACAAATGCTAGAGTTACGTTGACACCACCATTTACTGGGCTTATCACTCTTGGTCAAACATCTTATGGCTCAGCAAATGTGCCACCGGTTCCTGTTGCACAAGGCGACCGTTTAGTAATGGTTTACTCAGTTGCTGGAACAGGAGTTACATTAGCTGCTGCACTGACAGGTTCTGCAAGTGCTGGTATAACAATTTCATAA
- the purN gene encoding phosphoribosylglycinamide formyltransferase: MGTKIAVFASGSGSNFQALQEAISRGELDATIELVITDKPGAYVVTRAQNFGIPAMELAPKTFADKAAYEAKLVELLKEREIEWIILAGYMRLVGETLLSAYEHRIINIHPSLLPSFPGKDAIGQAMTHGVKVTGVTVHYVDAGMDTGKIISQGAVEVVDGNREATEERIHKLEHALYKKTLQQLFNVNK; this comes from the coding sequence ATGGGTACGAAAATTGCCGTGTTCGCTTCTGGAAGCGGTAGTAACTTTCAGGCACTTCAAGAAGCGATTAGTCGCGGTGAGCTTGACGCGACGATCGAGCTTGTCATTACGGATAAGCCGGGTGCTTATGTGGTGACACGTGCACAAAACTTCGGTATACCTGCTATGGAGCTTGCACCGAAAACCTTTGCCGACAAGGCAGCTTATGAAGCAAAACTTGTTGAACTGTTAAAAGAACGAGAGATTGAATGGATCATCTTAGCAGGTTATATGCGACTTGTTGGAGAAACGCTATTATCGGCTTATGAGCATCGGATTATTAATATTCATCCGTCGCTGCTGCCATCATTTCCCGGGAAAGACGCCATTGGTCAGGCGATGACTCACGGCGTAAAAGTTACGGGTGTGACGGTGCACTATGTAGATGCGGGAATGGATACAGGAAAGATTATCTCGCAGGGAGCAGTTGAAGTTGTCGATGGTAACCGTGAAGCGACTGAAGAGCGTATACATAAATTAGAGCATGCGCTTTACAAAAAGACATTACAGCAACTATTTAACGTAAATAAGTAA